Proteins from a genomic interval of Lycium ferocissimum isolate CSIRO_LF1 chromosome 2, AGI_CSIRO_Lferr_CH_V1, whole genome shotgun sequence:
- the LOC132037569 gene encoding mini zinc finger protein 2-like, protein MRKIQMVSKRGDSSSSDNSTNSAFTVRRVRYKECQKNHAANIGGHAVDGCREFMPSGEEGTNTAFICAACGCHRNFHRREVVTEVASDSSSPSSYTT, encoded by the coding sequence ATGAGAAAAATTCAAATGGTTTCGAAGCGAGGCGACTCGTCCTCATCAGACAACTCTACGAATTCAGCGTTTACTGTGAGGAGGGTGAGATATAAAGAGTGCCAGAAGAATCATGCTGCAAATATTGGCGGACATGCTGTTGATGGGTGCCGAGAGTTCATGCCAAGTGGTGAAGAAGGAACAAACACCGCCTTTATTTGTGCTGCCTGTGGCTGTCACCGCAATTTCCACAGAAGGGAAGTTGTTACTGAAGTTGCCTCtgattcttcttctccttcttcctaTACTACATAG
- the LOC132047589 gene encoding uncharacterized protein LOC132047589 has product MDEAVMILWSLWEARNNLCWNNKQSEPTATLYRAKKELEEWRNSNLRDETATATVNTMTTKWELPPLSTIKCNTDASYDIHTGVREALTWLNERFSTTRLIVETDNLLVKQALEGDLVNYSYFDALVFYCKTLLKELPFFSLSSVKKSTNQVAHCLARASASMSGSME; this is encoded by the exons ATGGATGAAGCAGTCATGATTTTGTGGAGCTTGTGGGAAGCGAGAAATAATCTATGCTGGAATAATAAGCAAAGTGAGCCCACTGCTACTTTGTACCGTGCGAAGAAGGAGCTGGAGGAATGGAGAAATTCCAATTTGAGAGACGAGACGGCTACTGCTACAGTGAATACTATGACTACTAAATGGGAATTGCCTCCGCTTTCCACAATCAAATGTAATACCGATGCATCTTATGATATCCATACAG GAGTTCGCGAGGCTCTTACTTGGTTAAATGAGAGATTCAGTACAACGAGGCTTATTGTGGAAACTGATAATCTACTCGTGAAGCAAGCTCTGGAAGGAGATTTGGTGAACTACTCTTATTTTGATGCTTTAGTTTTTTATTGCAAAACTCTTCTCAAAGAGTTACCGTTTTTCTCTTTGTCGTCTGTTAAGAAATCAACGAATCAGGTTGCTCATTGTCTTGCTAGAGCATCTGCTTCTATGTCTGGTTCGATGGAGTGA